A region from the Danaus plexippus chromosome 26, MEX_DaPlex, whole genome shotgun sequence genome encodes:
- the LOC116774245 gene encoding adiponectin receptor protein — MWEVDSDTGSHSVSSDGLRRRQGWDPEAESLASHIDELDEVLAEEEEGCPLPSTPEDQHLLDAEMAEVLKAGVLSDEIDLGALAHNAAEQAEEFVRKVWEASWNVCHFRHLPRWLQDNDYLHKGHRPPLPSFSACFASIFRIHTETGNIWTHLLGCVAFIGVAIYFLTRPSIEIQMQEKMIFGVFFIGAIVCLGFSFAYHTLYCHSEMVGKLFSKLDYCGIALLIMGSFVPWLYYSFYCHYRPKIIYLSVVIVLGILSIIVSLWDRFSEPRLRPLRAGVFMGFGLSGVVPAIHYGITEGWFSQVSKASLGWLVLMGLLYILGAMFYALRVPERWFPGKCDIWFQSHQIFHVLVIVAAFVHYHGISELASYRVTVGECSMPPSSIAF; from the coding sequence ATGTGGGAAGTCGACTCTGACACGGGGTCCCATAGTGTGTCGTCTGATGGACTCCGACGACGGCAGGGATGGGATCCAGAAGCCGAGAGTCTCGCTTCTCATATCGACGAACTCGACGAAGTCCTCGCCGAGGAAGAGGAAGGATGCCCGCTGCCGTCCACGCCGGAGGATCAACATTTACTCGACGCGGAAATGGCTGAAGTTTTAAAAGCAGGCGTGCTATCCGATGAAATCGATCTCGGTGCTCTGGCCCATAACGCGGCTGAGCAAGCCGAGGAATTCGTTCGTAAGGTTTGGGAGGCGTCGTGGAACGTGTGTCACTTCAGACATCTGCCCCGTTGGCTGCAAGACAACGACTATCTACATAAAGGCCACAGACCTCCACTGCCGTCTTTTAGTGCCTGCTTCGCTTCCATCTTCCGTATTCACACCGAGACTGGTAACATCTGGACTCATTTGCTCGGCTGTGTCGCGTTCATTGGCGTCGCCATTTACTTCCTGACACGGCCCTCTATCGAAATACAAATGCAAGAGAAAATGATCTTCGGTGTTTTTTTCATTGGCGCTATAGTATGTCTCGGTTTTTCGTTTGCCTACCACACACTGTATTGCCATTCGGAAATGGTTGGTAAACTGTTCTCAAAGCTCGACTATTGTGGCATAGCACTGCTCATAATGGGTTCGTTCGTTCCTTGGCTGTATTACAGTTTCTACTGTCACTACAgacctaaaataatatacttgtcTGTAGTGATTGTTTTAGgtatattatctattatagTGTCACTTTGGGATAGATTCTCAGAGCCTCGACTCCGTCCCCTTCGAGCTGGAGTGTTCATGGGTTTTGGTCTGTCTGGTGTAGTGCCGGCTATACATTATGGTATCACTGAGGGCTGGTTTAGCCAAGTTAGTAAGGCATCTCTCGGCTGGTTGGTGCTAATGGGTCTGCTCTACATATTGGGGGCTATGTTCTATGCCCTCAGAGTACCTGAACGCTGGTTCCCCGGTAAATGTGATATCTGGTTCCAATCTCACCAGATATTCCATGTGCTTGTGATTGTGGCTGCATTTGTCCACTATCACGGTATCAGTGAACTTGCATCGTACCGCGTAACCGTCGGTGAGTGTTCGATGCCTCCATCATCCATTGCCTTCTAG
- the LOC116774244 gene encoding WD repeat-containing protein 18, with amino-acid sequence MSNLLEVLVTCDSNNTLWTSSIWDPNTGTNLMAYKGGGTSEKGTLNFIGKDYIASVEKTKPILHVWPLNSHQTVQGMRFILPGKASALAISHDGTYCVAGIEDKIYLWQIASGSLLTIINRHYQKVNLLKFTSDSRFFVSAAEDGMVMVWSLATVAANAEVELVTQAIAGQHDPVYIFSDHSLPVIDMCISKLGLHGRLFTVSSDRTCKIYDLTSGEMLLNLVFDEPLSSITLDVLELNIFVGSTEGKIFEIGLQKQQTNRDVLVNGNDTSQIFSGHSKAVTCLSVSLNGEILMSGGNDEQVILWHIRSKQPVRTIKHKGPITNAFFTQNFAAIYNQDFSPSVVLHSLERSLENNSDEINEVEVLISEKTNFWPEYIESNIDVDPKDLELEVRQNEEFLKKELEKIKLINANLYNLSVQKVLDSVPVQNNKTSKKKRKNKEQ; translated from the coding sequence atgtctaATTTACTAGAAGTATTAGTAACCTGTGACTCAAACAATACATTATGGACATCTAGTATTTGGGATCCTAACACAGGGACGAATTTAATGGCTTACAAAGGGGGTGGAACAAGTGAGAAAGGAACTCTCAATTTTATTGGCAAAGATTACATCGCTTCTGTTGAAAAAACCAAACCAATACTTCATGTATGGCCTTTAAATTCACACCAAACAGTACAAGGCATGCGGTTTATTCTTCCCGGAAAAGCTAGTGCATTGGCCATTTCCCATGATGGTACTTATTGTGTTGCTGGTATTGAAGACAAAATTTACCTTTGGCAAATAGCCTCTGGGAGTCTCTTGACTATTATTAACCGTCACTATCAGAAAGTGaacctattaaaatttacaagtgACAGTAGATTCTTTGTATCGGCCGCTGAGGATGGTATGGTGATGGTGTGGTCATTGGCAACTGTAGCAGCCAATGCTGAAGTGGAACTCGTAACTCAGGCTATAGCTGGTCAACATGATCCAGTATATATATTCTCTGATCATTCCCTACCCGTTATAGATATGTGTATAAGCAAGTTGGGATTACATGGTAGATTATTCACAGTTTCAAGTGATAGGACTTGTAAAATCTATGACCTAACATCTGGTGAGATGTTATTGAATCTTGTCTTCGATGAACCTTTGTCATCAATCACATTGGATGTTTTAGAACTTAACATATTTGTTGGATCGACTGAAGGGAAGATCTTTGAAATTGGTTTACAAAAACAACAGACCAATAGAGATGTTTTGGTGAACGGAAATGATACTAGTCAAATATTCTCCGGTCACAGTAAAGCTGTTACATGCTTATCTGTTTCTTTGAATGgtgaaattttaatgtctGGCGGTAACGATGAACAAGTAATACTGTGGCATATAAGAAGCAAACAGCCAGTTAggacaataaaacataaaggACCAATAACAAATGCATTCTTCACACAAAACTTTGCAGCTATTTATAATCAAGATTTTTCTCCGAGTGTAGTCCTGCATAGTCTAGAAAGAAGTTTGGAGAATAACAGTGACGAAATCAATGAGGTGGAAGTGCTCATAAGTGAAAAAACAAACTTCTGGCCGGAGTACATTGAAAGTAATATAGACGTCGACCCCAAGGATTTGGAACTGGAAGTACGACAAaatgaagaatttttaaagaaagaatTGGAGAAAATTAAGCTAATTAATGCCAACTTGTATAATCTGTCAGTTCAAAAAGTTCTTGATTCTGTACctgtacaaaataataaaacctctaaaaagaaaaggaaaaataaagagcaataa